TTAAGAAACTGCCAGGAGTGAACCAGGGCTGGCTGCTCTGTGATGtgctctccccacctcccctccagcTCTCAACTTGGTGGCAGGGCCAGCACCCTGCTCTCCCTCCTAACTCCCAGCCTGCTACTGCCCCCTTCTGGGACCCTAATTTTCTGGACTTTGAGAAATGGGCTGCCCCTGGGGGTGCCTCTGAGAGCCCATTTGAATGGTCCGGTAGGGCTGACCTCTCTGTCCTCTTTGGATCATTGCCTTCTCACACTGTCCTCCCTATTGATTCTGAAAAATGGTCCTGCTGCCCATGGAGAACCACAGTAAGATAGATTTCTCATGCAGCTAGTGAGGGGACTTCTCTCTTCACCCATTTCCACCTTCTCCTATTTTCCttctgttgagatggagtctcactctgtcacccaagctggagtgcagtgtcacgatcttggctcactgcaacctccacctcccaggttcaagcaattctccccacctcagcctccaaagtagctgggattacaggcatgcgccaccacacccggctaatttttgtaattttagtagagatgggttttcgcttagtagagatggggtgttggccaggctggtctcgaactcctgtcaggtgatctgcccacctcggcctcccaaagtgctggggttacaggcataagccaccaagcccggccgaCCTTCTTCTATTTTCCCATTCTCCTTTCCAAAGCCATGGCCATGCGCTTCTGTGTACAGGTGCATAAACACATCAGCGTACCATCCCCTACATGCATGTCGTTCCCCACCCCTCCTTCCCAGGGCTTCTCTTGGCTCCAGTGTTCCTTTGGGACCCTCTGCAGATACAGCCTGTGCTGGACCCCCAGCCAGGGTGGGGGCTCATTCTGCTCTGTCTTCCccactgcctcagtttcccccaaaaGCTGCTTTCACGTCCCTCTAGTAGGGGGCCTCCCATGGGGGCAAGGATCCCCTTTAGGATTCAATCTTTCCTCTTTGGGCAGTTTTGGCTTTGAGTCCCCCAGGGGTCAGGGTGAGAATGAAGAAGAGCTCAGCGAGCGGAATGACAGCAGCTGGGTGGGTGGTGTGGGGAGAGGCTGAGGGGAAGGCAGCCCCCCTAGGGGGGCCTAACCGTGGAATCACTGCAATTTCGTCTGAGATCCCGACTTGGACAACCAGGACAGGGATTGACCATTCCCTTCCCATTCCACCAGGACTGTGTCCAAGCGGGGGCTGTCCACTGCGGGGGCTGCCTCCCCATCGGGTCCTAACAGCTCTAAGACTGGGAGGGGAGTTCCTGGAGGCGTGGGGGAGGGGCGTGTTTTCAATTTAGAAAAATCTCAGCCAGTTCGGGCCGAGAGAGAATGCGAAAGAGGAAGTTCGGAAGGAGCGAGGAATGGGGTGGGTGGCGGCGGGGGCGGCTCAGTCGCTGTCGCTCTTGTCCACCAGCACGGCGTCCGACTCCTCGGTGATCTCCAGCAGCGCATGCACGTCGGGGCTGCTCCCGCGCCGCAGGTCGCCGGCCTCCCCGCGCTCCGCGCCGCCTTCGTCGTCGTCGGCGCCCACCTCCACCATCTCCGTGGCCTTGAGCACTTCCACCTGGCCCTCGCGGATCTTCTTGACGTGGAAGGTGAAGGGCGGCACCTTGTAGACCGCGGTCTTGGAGCGCGCGTACACCACGTGGTCGGGCGTGAAGGATTTCCGCAACTTGTCCCGCGACGTCTTCAGCTTCTCGCGCCGCTCGGCGGGCACCAGGCGCGTGCCCAGCTTGTTCATGCGCTTCTCCAGAGTGTGCCGCGTCTTCTCCAGGTTTTCCTTGGTCTTGAGGCGCGTCTTCTCCAGGTTCTCGCGGGTGCGCACCTTGGTCTTCTCCATCTTCTCCTTGGAGAAGGCCTTCTTGAAGTCGTCCACGCGCCGCAGGCCGCTGCGCTTGATACGCTCTGCGCGGGACTCCTCAATAACCTCCTCAACTTCCACCGCCTCGTCCGACGACAGCTCCAGCGCCGCTGCGTCCTCCTCGGGCCGCTCGCCCTCGCCCAGCTCCTCGCCCTCCTTCTCTGGCAGCACCTCCGACTCTTTCAGCGATTTGCTGATGCTCAGTTTGGCCGGCAGCTTCACTTCATCCtaagggaagaggagaagggacaTGAGAGGGGTCGGAGGAGGGGGACGTGGGCGAGCCTGAGTCAGGGCGGTGACGAtcctggagagaggggagcacggGACGCTCGTGGTCCCCAGGAAACTGGCGGGCGCTCAATAAATGTGtgtaggctcacgcctgtag
The sequence above is drawn from the Symphalangus syndactylus isolate Jambi chromosome 20, NHGRI_mSymSyn1-v2.1_pri, whole genome shotgun sequence genome and encodes:
- the CAVIN1 gene encoding caveolae-associated protein 1, whose translation is MEDPTLYIVERPLPGYPDAEAPEPSSAGAQAAEEPSGAGSEELIKSDQVNGVLVLSLLDKIIGAVDQIQLTQAQLEERQAEMEGAVQSIQGELSKLGKAHATTSNTVSKLLEKVRKVSVNVKTVRGSLERQAGQIKKLEVNEAELLRRRNFKVMIYQDEVKLPAKLSISKSLKESEVLPEKEGEELGEGERPEEDAAALELSSDEAVEVEEVIEESRAERIKRSGLRRVDDFKKAFSKEKMEKTKVRTRENLEKTRLKTKENLEKTRHTLEKRMNKLGTRLVPAERREKLKTSRDKLRKSFTPDHVVYARSKTAVYKVPPFTFHVKKIREGQVEVLKATEMVEVGADDDEGGAERGEAGDLRRGSSPDVHALLEITEESDAVLVDKSDSD